One region of Trichoderma breve strain T069 chromosome 7 map unlocalized scaffold00007, whole genome shotgun sequence genomic DNA includes:
- a CDS encoding CFEM domain-containing protein, with product MRLLLHLLLAFLATFALAADSAAADNPLSVLPACAQKCLASAIANSTCSPTDVKCTCESSTIQETSAICIATTCTVRESLTTRNATDTLCGVPVRNRTPDFANVTIVLGVVSGVVVLLRIGSKLFMRMDFQLDDYAIIVTLFCGIPSSVMNVRGTGGNGEGKDIWTLPFDMITRFGVYFYVLEILYFAQVMLLKMTLLFFYLNIFPGKARTLLWGTVILNGVFGVTFMLLAVFQCHPISFFWTGWDGQHSGKCLNSNAIGWANAAISIALDLWMIAIPMWQIRNLNLHWKKKVGVAVMLLVGTFVTVVSIVRLQFLVNLGSSANPTYDQVDVSIWSTIEINTGIVCTCLPSLRLFLVRLFPSLGGSSHKNSGYQNYPDNYVNKSDHAGSRAQTLVSAVKSQNRPDHSGIELNTMYEVRYSDEDESRLVKMQGEHGTKGGVHVGSSRSMGSNSEVSL from the exons atgaggttgcttcttcatctcttgctTGCGTTCCTGGCAACGTTTGCGTTGGCTGCAGACAGCGCGGCCGCTGACAACCCGCTTTCGGTGTTGCCGGCATGTGCG CAAAAATGCCTTGCATCGGCCATCGCGAATTCCACATGCAGTCCGACTGATGTGAAGTGTACCTGCGAAAGCTCGACCATTCAAGAAACCTCGGCCATCTGCATTGCGACCACCTGCACGGTTCGAGAGTCCCTTA CCACCAGAAATGCGACAGATACACTCTGCGGTGTCCCTGTCAGGAACAGGACCCCCGACTTCGCCAATGTCACCATCGTGCTCGGCGTCGTCTCCGGCGTGGTTGTCCTTCTGCGTATCGGCTCTAAGCTCTTCATGAGGATGGACTTTCAACTGGACGACTACGCCATCATCGTAACGCTCTTTTGCGGCATCCCTTCGTCAGTGATGAACGTCCGAGGCACTGGCGGAAATGGAGAAGGCAAGGATATCTGGACGCTGCCATTCGACATGATCACCCGGTTTGGAGTATACTTTTACGTCCTCGAGATTCTATACTTCGCTCAGGTCatgctgctgaagatgacACTCTTGTTCTTCTATCTCAACATCTTCCCAGGCAAAGCCAGGACACTGCTGTGGGGAACTGTTATCCTCAATGGCGTGTTTGGAGTTACCTTTATGCTTCTTGCGGTCTTCCAATGCCACCCAATCAGCTTTTTCTGGACAGGTTGGGACGGCCAACACTCGGGTAAATG CCTCAACAGTAATGCCATCGGATGGGCAAACGCAGCCATCAGTATCGCCTTGGATTTGTGGATGATTGCAATCCCCATGTGGCAGATCCGAAATCTCAACCTccactggaagaagaaggtcgGCGTTGCCGTGATGCTCCTCGTCGGTACTTT TGTCACGGTGGTCAGCATCGTTCGACTCCAGTTCCTTGTGAACCTTGGTAGTTCCGCGAATCCCACATACGACCAGGTTGACGTCTCTATCTGGTCCACTATTGAGATTAACACCGGTATTGTCTGCACGTGTCTTCCATCGCTCCGTCTGTTCTTGGTCCGCCTATTCCCTAGCCTAGGTGGCTCTTCACATAAGAACAGCGGCTATCAGAATTACCCGGACAACTATGTCAACAAGTCAGATCACGCAGGTAGTCGGGCGCAGACGTTGGTTTCAGCTGTGAAATCTCAGAATCGCCCGGACCATAGCGGGATTGAACTTAACACAATGTACGAGGTACGGTATAGCGATGAGGACGAGTCCAGATTGGTTAAAATGCAAGGGGAACATGGTACGAAGGGAGGAGTGCACGTGGGTAGTTCACGGAGCATGGGTAGCAACAGCGAGGTGTCACTGTAA
- a CDS encoding repeat domain in vibrio, colwellia, bradyrhizobium and shewanella domain-containing protein — protein MASSPRSALCLLAHLLLLFSSVLASPLTHNRTLSDDDALAELWSQHYRPKAARAAADKPFYLRIMPLGASITAGVGTDPQNGYRKPLRDQLRWEGWPVNMVGSLSNGDPEKFKDRQHEGHSGAVVSQMIKNAGMGIDTKPNLILINCGTNDANPKTGQDVDGTAGRMELLLNYLYEEVEGVTIILSTLIPYLENEANNNVNKINPGYRDLYKRFRDAGKKIGLAELNNGFLDTSTDYHDTMHPNEKGAAKLAAVWAEAIAEVEKAGFLTKPIDTGIDDDTTVDCDPEKGAGRGPVKTQQGWGEDDGPYRHFQTVRGYITESGAFNAGSRVSFAQLVNLGGADPGGEFDELINCVDKGTSDDPTPGTCRMYLNDGGNIAVTGATIDVGLKCLIRGHRWGDVNGDGLDDFICINLDGNMYVSINRGGNPPKFEPLENGGLIREGYSWGPQDRVRLGDIDGDGRLDYCAIDDKGDIYCWRNGGVGDAPTETYGGYWQSFVVGEETFAAKGEAEGIQGVNLVDINGDGRSDWVYLHKDGSSEIWINQRGDFDADGKGLRPHWVEATAAHPAIPELTDRTELVFGRISGSGRADLIWNRIADEKYVQSYAYTNKGSGGTQRKGDGVHYCDMFGRGHDDYLWVSAEGEITLFENIKSPPNWGQHGKIISIGRERKSIHFGDWDGDGLCDILAVERHTGRVEMWRNTYKDGANSPTFSGPTWVVNDALCKEGWGRGLYDQGLRFGDLDGDGRVDYLCMEKDARTVGHLNKAGGLEDQGQIKFAPAERLDRANFKWADVNGDGKVDLIWVDKFKAGARVWRNGGFIPAGGSSMTWIDLGTRFEGHGRGQNIHFPTLGELGRADYHDVYPGTALANTWFNECSGGDDYPEPIDPGLPKPPVPVSKPSTDTGIADWWLVLDRQTQDPDHTPFPTIIVNYYGVPSNAKSIDVCNTDATWSVTADSADTNIVDDQYTTGIKDVFGDTCNYVNVDGYTKYEDYDVGQLIGYLNCAKWDRVECVKTEHSLQLCFLGFGLSVYAQSLVKCSYY, from the exons ATGGCGTCGTCTCCAAGATCCGCGCTGTGTCTCTTGGCTCACTTgctccttcttttctcctcaGTCTTAGCCAGTCCTTTAACGCACAACCGTACTCTTTcggatgacgatgctctgGCAGAGCTATGGAGTCAGCACTATCGGCCCAAGGCCGCCAGGGCGGCAGCAGACAAGCCTTTCTACCTACGAATTATGCCTCTCGGCGCCTCTATTACCGCAGGAGTCGGCACAGACCCGCAGAACGGATACCGGAAACCCCTTCGAGACCAGTTAAGATGGGAAGGCTGGCCAGTCAATATGGTCGGTAGCCTGTCGAATGGTGATCCTGAGAAGTTCAAGGATCGGCAGCACGAGGGACATTCTGGTGCGGTGGTGTCACAGATGATTAAAAACGCCGGTATGGGGATCGATACGAAGCCAAATCTAATCCTCATAAATTGCGGGACAAATGATGCCAATCCAAAAACTGGCCAGGATGTGGATGGTACCGCAGGTAGAATGGAGCTGTTACTTAATTATCTATATGAGGAGGTCGAGGGTGTCACAATTATTCTATCAACTCTGATACCATACCTTGAAAATGAGGCAAACAACAATGTCAACAAGATTAATCCTGGTTATCGGGATTTATATAAGAGGTTCAGGGATGCAGGAAAGAAGATTGGGTTGGCTGAGTTGAATAATGGGTTTCTGGATACTTCGACCGACTATCACGACACTATGCATCCCAATGAAAAGGGCGCAGCTAAGTTGGCTGCTGTTTGGGCTGAAGCTATTGCCGAGGTCGAGAAGGCGGGCTTTCTGACGAAACCGATCGATACTGGAatcgacgacgacaccaCGGTCGACTGTGACCCAGAAAAGGGGGCTGGACGCGGCCCTGTTAAAACGCAGCAAGGATGGGGCGAGGATGATGGGCCCTACAGGCACTTTCAGACAGTTCGGGGTTATATCACTGAGAGCGGAGCGTTCAATGCCGGCAGCCGAGTATCCTTTGCCCAGCTGGTGAACTTGGGAGGCGCAGACCCGGGAGGAGAATTTGACGAGCTGATCAACTGCGTTGACAAGGGCACAAGCGATGATCCGACGCCGGGAACCTGTCGTATGTATCTCAACGATGGTGGCAATATCGCTGTAACAGGCGCTACTATCGATGTGGGATTGAAGTGTCTGATTCGAGGACACCGTTGGGGCGACGTCAACGGCGATGGGCTTGACGACTTTATCTGCATCAACTTAGATGGCAACATGTATGTGTCGATCAACAGGGGCGGCAACCCTCCGAAATTCGAGCCTCTGGAGAACGGTGGCCTTATCAGGGAGGGATATTCATGGGGTCCTCAAGATAGGGTCCGTCTCGGCGACATTGACGGAGATGGGCGGCTGGATTATTGCGCTATTGATGACAAGGGCGACATCTATTGCTGGCGCAACGGCGGCGTGGGCGATGCACCGACAGAGACGTATGGGGGATACTGGCAAAGTTTC GTTGTTGGCGAGGAAACATTTGCCGCTAAAGGTGAAGCTGAAGGGATCCAGGGCGTCAACCTCGTCGATATCAACGGCGATGGCAGATCAGACTGGGTCTACCTGCACAAGGACGGCTCCTCTGAAATCTGGATCAACCAGCGAGGAGATTTCGATGCCGACGGCAAAGGCCTACGACCTCACTGGGTAGAGGCTACAGCGGCCCACCCTGCAATCCCCGAGTTGACAGATAGAACAGAGCTCGTCTTTGGACGGATATCGGGCTCTGGGCGCGCTGACCTCATCTGGAATCGCATAGCTGACGAGAAATACGTTCAATCTTACGCCTATACGAATAAGGGCTCTGGCGGAACTCAGAGAAAAGGAGACGGAGTCCATTATTGTGACATGTTCGGCCGAGGCCACGATG ATTATCTCTGGGTGAGCGCGGAGGGTGAAATCACCTTATTCGAGAATATCAAGTCCCCGCCTAACTGGGGACAGCATGGAAAGATCATCTCTATCGGCCGGGAAAGGAAGAGCATCCACTTTGGCGAttgggatggagatggtctcTGTGATATCCTTGCAGTCGAAAGACATACGGGGCGGGTCGAGATGTGGCGCAACACTTACAAAGACGGAGCCAATTCTCCCACGTTTTCCGGCCCAACCTGGGTAGTGAATGACGCGCTGTGTAAGGAGGGCTGGGGCAGGGGTCTCTATGACCAAGGTCTGAGGTTCGGCGATTTGGACGGTGATGGCCGCGTCGACTACCTCTGCATGGAGAAAGATGCTCGAACTGTTGGGCACCTCAATAAGGCCGGTGGCCTGGAGGACCAGGGCCAGATCAAGTTCGCCCCAGCAGAAAGGCTCGACAGAGCAAACTTCAAATGGGCCGAC GTCAATGGCGATGGTAAGGTGGATCTTATTTGGGTTGACAAGTTTAAGGCAGGGGCCCGAGTTTGGAGAAATGGCGGCTTCATCCCCGCAGGAGGGAGCAGCATGACTTGGATCGACCTAGGAACCCGCTTTGAAGGACACGGCCGCGGTCAGAATATCCATTTCCCAACGCTCGGGGAGCTTGGCCGCGCCGATTATCATGATGTTTATCCAGGGACCGCCCTCGCCAATACCTGGTTCAACGAGTGCTCGGGAGGTGACGACTACCCCGAGCCCATCGATCCCGGCTTACCCAAACCCCCCGTTCCCGTCAGCAAACCCTCTACTGACACTGGCATCGCGGATTGGTGGCTTGTCCTGGATAGACAAACCCAAGACCCTGACCATACCCCTTTTCCAACCATAATCGTCAACTACTACGGCGTCCCGTCGAATGCCAAAAGTATCGATGTCTGCAATACTGACGCCACTTGGTCAGTCACTGCCGACAGCGCAGATACGAATATTGTGGATGATCAATATACCACCGGCATCAAGGATGTTTTTGGAGACACATGTAACTACGTCAACGTGGACGGTTACACAAAGTACGAAGATTACGATGTGGGACAGCTGATCGGCTATTTAAACTGCGCGAAATGGGACCGGGTGGAATGTGTCAAGACCGAGCATTCTCTTCAGCTTTGCTTTCTTGGATTTGGTTTAAGTGTTTATGCACAGTCCTTGGTTAAGTGCTCTTATTATTGA
- a CDS encoding enoyl-(Acyl carrier protein) reductase domain-containing protein: MLAFGRLAVPLVMLFIGITLGHQTPEHETLIDPRNRYPANYTLPVQGFPGLQSNWHPRPDCGEQSYVGHGRLRGRRALITGGDSGMGRAIAIAFAREGADIAFNYLEVEESDARETVSFIRAAGQKAFTIPGDLRNESFCANLVHRAAASLGGLDIVVSHAGYAFEQAYIGNHSTESFEQTLRTNVYAPFFIARAAAPLLPPGSSLIFTASDVAVGGNARLVDYAATKAMLVSFTRSLALQLWPFGIRVNAVAPGGTLTNFLTTQGETTESINGAVSMTPGGRLAQPVEVAPAYVDLAEGINSYASGSVYGANGPTGGF; encoded by the exons ATGTTGGCATTTGGAAGGCTTGCTGTTCCTTTGGTTATGTTATTCATTGGAATAACCCTAGGACACC AAACACCCGAACATGAAACACTGATTGATCCTCGTAACCGATATCCCGCAAACTATACGCTGCCGGTGCAAGGCTTCCCGGGACTTCAAAGCAACTGGCACCCGCGACCCGACTGCGGCGAGCAGTCTTATGTCGGACATGGGCGCTTACGCGGCCGACGAGCACTAATTACAGGCGGCGATTCAGGCATGGGACGGGCGATTGCAATTGCTTTTGCGCGCGAGGGAGCTGATATCGCCTTCAATTACCTAGAAGTTGAAGAGTCTGATGCACGAGAAACAGTCTCGTTCATCCGAGCCGCGGGACAGAAAGCTTTTACGATTCCTGGTGATCTGCGAAATGAGTCCTTCTGCGCTAATCTAGTACATCGTGCTGCCGCCAGCCTAGGTGGGCTTGACATTGTTGTCAGTCATGCTGGCTATGCCTTTGAACAGGCCTACATTGGCAATCACAGCACTGAGAGTTTTGAACAGACCTTGCGAACGAACGTGTATGCACCGTTCTTCATAGCCAGGGCTGCAGCTCCGCTGTTACCTCCGGGGTcttccctcatcttcactgCATCGGATGTAGCTGTTGGGGGTAATGCAAGGCTTGTCGACTATGCTGCCACCAAAGCCATGCTTGTTTCCTTCACCAGGTCACTTGCGCTGCAACTCTGGCCGTTTGGCATCCGTGTGAATGCAGTAGCGCCAGGTGGTACGCTCACGAATTTCCTCACAACTCAAGGCGAGACGACGGAAAGCATCAATGGAGCCGTCTCTATGACCCCAGGCGGTCGTTTGGCGCAGCCGGTGGAAGTAGCCCCTGCATATGTCGATTTAGCTGAAGGAATTAATAGTTACGCAAGCGGAAGTGTGTATGGTGCGAATGGTCCCACGGGGGGATTCTGA
- a CDS encoding GPR1/FUN34/yaaH family domain-containing protein, which yields MDKINVDSYSDEHANDLKRTNTYLSISPELFEKLYLSPKAQTHGELRRTFGNPTPVGVLGFCVALTPVSAELMGWRGASGTSATIGASYSFGATLLMLSGIAEFLLGNTFPSVVFLAYGSHFLTMAITYTPFFAAISSYNADGSQEQSPAFLATFGFYAVCMTTLSFIFLICSLRTNAVYVAVFASGAIGFGLFSGAAWNIAAGNDTMGKHLIVGTGACFFVACMAGWYLLFAIMMTAVDMPFAVPVGDLSTMIKGMSDVERNN from the exons ATGGATAAGATCAATGTGGACAGTTACAGTGACGAGCACGCGAATGATCTGAAGCGGACAAACACTTATCTGAGCATATCTCCGGAGCTTTTTGAGAAGCTTTATCTCTCTCCAAAGGCTCAAACGCATGGAGAGTTGCGTCGGACCTTCGGCAACCCAACGCCTGTGGGAGTGCTCGGCTTCTGTGTTGCTCTGACCCCAGTATCTGCTGAATTGATGGGTTGGCGTGGTGCCAGCGGTACTTCAGCAACAAT CGGTGCCAGCTACTCTTTTGGAGCAACTCTTCTTATGCTGTCAGGAATCGCGGAATTTCTACTTGGCAATACTTTTCCTAGTGTAGTATTTTTGGCCTATGGATCGCATTTTCTTACTATGGCGATAACCTACACACCATTTTTCGCTGCTATCTCATCCTATAATGCCGACGGCAGCCAGGAGCAGTCTCCAGCATTTTTAGCAACCTTTG GGTTCTACGCCGTTTGCATGACAACTTTGTCGTTCATATTCCTCATTTGCTCTCTCCGCACAAATGCCGTCTAtgtcgccgtcttcgccaGTGGTGCCATAGGATTTGGTCTCTTCAGCGGTGCAGCATGGAATATTGCTGCGGGAAACGATACTATGGGCAAGCACCTTATCGTGGGTACAGGTGCATGTTTTTTCGTTGCGTGTATGGCTGGTTGGTATCTTTTATTCGCCATTATGATGACTGCTGTCGATATGCCTTTTGCAGTTCCGGTAGGGGATCTCAGCACCATGATTAAAGGCATGTCTGATGTAGAACGAAACAACTAG
- a CDS encoding DSBA-like thioredoxin domain-containing protein yields MTVPKIRLNVDIVSPFAYIAFHVLRTSPVFAKCSITYVPIPLGGLMKQYKDKWIYKEKIQLARRFSVPMATSYPESFLPKTVNIQRALCAISQRFPEKLEAAIDALYRTLWAENNGKIGQVEVLKPLLDDLLGVNNSQQILDVVSMVTYVALM; encoded by the exons ATGACGGTCCCAAAGATCCGCTTGAACGTTGACATCGTGAGCCCATTTGCTTACATTGCATTCCATGTTTTACGG ACTTCTCCCGTTTTCGCCAAATGCAGTATTACATATGTTCCTATTCCCTTGGGAGGTCTGATGAAGCAAT ATAAAGACAAATGgatatataaagaaaagataCAACTAGCGCGTCGCTTCTCGGTACCTATGGCTACCAGCTACCCAGAGAGCTTCCTCCCCAAGACCGTGAACATCCAGCGCGCCCTCTGTGCCATTTCTCAGAGATTCCCCGAGAAGCTTGAGGCAGCCATTGATGCTTTATACCGCACGCTGTGGGCAGAGAACAATGGGAAGATCGGACAAGTAGAAGTACTCAAACCCCTTTTAGATGATCTCCTCGGTGTCAATAACTCTCAGCAAATTCTAGACGTTGTAAGTATGGTCACCTATGTCGCCCTTATGTGA
- a CDS encoding alpha/beta hydrolase fold domain-containing protein: MSHPRLTRSERIDIVVAIAEILLSGIFGLFTALFQGSTGAPGYSTRVIHHLLRKTARLSVAQFQYLDRNTSTDLVYSQFAERTGIPQNSILLSDGTRCHWIGSQECKRVLLYFPGSFVLPSSRFHLQFAANCAKTLEREGREAAVLVVSTDLAPGSQYPHQLSQGATALKYLLEKTGRSPSDKITLVGDSAAGNLALALLSHIKHPVPSVPLLELREDLQGVILASPITEFDAATQSAIENSKKDWIDQSAIKTWGDNYAGHGVRDIYINPGLASEEWWKDIRVKKAIVLYGEYELARDSIETWVTKFKKHNPETTVILGKGEFHAQPVMDLMRGSKVPSRQAEALRLWLTQSLWL; this comes from the exons ATGTCTCACCCAAGGTTgacgagaagcgagagaatCGATATTGTCGTGGCTATTGCGGAAATTC tcTTGAGCGGCATTTTCGGACTATTTACTGCTTTATTTCAAGGCTCCACAGGGGCGCCTGGCTACTCGACACGCGTTATTCATCATCTTTTACGAAAGACAGCCCGTTTGTCAGTGGCACAGTTCCA ATATCTAGATCGAAACACCAGCACCGATCTAGTTTATTCTCAGTTCGCTGAAAGAACGGGAATTCCCCAGAACAGCATCTTGCTGTCCGATGGAacgcgctgccattggattgGCTCCCAAGAATGCAAAAGGGTCTTGCTTTACTTCCCAG GAAGCTTTGTTCTCCCTTCTAGCAGATTTCATCTGCAGTTCGCAGCCAATTGTGCAAAAACACTCGAGCGCGAGGGACGGGAGGCAGCGGTTCTAGTAGTATCCACTG ATCTCGCACCAGGCTCTCAGTATCCACACCAATTGAGTCAAGGAGCTACAGCTCTAAAATACTTGCTTGAAAAGACAGGACGAAGCCCATCAGAT AAGATTACACTAGTCGGAGATTCGGCAGCAGGCAATCTGGCTCTTGCCCTCCTGTCACATATCAAGCATCCGGTCCCAAGTGTTCCGCTTCTTGAACTGAGAGAAGACCTCCAGGGCGTCATTCTCGCATCGCCGATCACAGAATTCGATGCTGCGACACAGTCGGCAATAGAAAACTCGAAGAAAGACTGGATTGATCAGAGTGCTATAAAAACGTGGGGTGACAACTATGCGGGGCATGGTGTTCgagatatatatattaacCCAGGCTTGGCATCAGAAGAGTGGTGGAAAGATATAAGGGTAAAGAAGGCAATCGTTCTCTATGGTGAGTACGAACTCGCAAGAGACAGCATCGAGACATGGGTTACGAAGTTCAAG AAACACAATCCGGAGACAACAGTGATACTTGGGAAGGGCGAATTCCACGCACAACCGGTCATGGACCTTATGCGGGGCTCCAAAGTACCGAGCAGGCAAGCGGAGGCATTAAGATTATGGTTGACACAATCTTTGTGGTTATAA
- a CDS encoding short chain dehydrogenase domain-containing protein: MSFDPANLDPIADKSVLITGGSSGLGLATARAFVASGAYVTIADIQPPPENTEAFKAAIKFAPSHGLDVVALFAAVDDSPNLVDLVKASDSQAINVPHQLIANEKNASVTEGSSNGNGPNLDNLSIKCLDVNLKGIYYSTYLALHYLQQPELAPSSQTSISDNRSTKSLILLSSLGGYLDDSHDSIYSATKYGIRGLFRSIRLRSYNELNVRCNLVAPWVIRTPLTVPLQDFMDKSGMPEGKGLTFATVDAVVDAVGRCAVDENVVGRSIAVMPEGNFDLGDDEEGLWAGAALKKIVQARKDAGDVIV; the protein is encoded by the exons ATGTCATTTGATCCAGCCAACCTTGATCCCATTGCGGATAAGTCTGTTCTTATCACTGGTGGTTCATCTGGTTTGGGCCTTGCCACAGCCCGTGCTTTTGTGGCTTCGGGCGCATACGTGACCATTGCAGATATCCAACCGCCTCCCGAAAAT ACCGAAGCTTTCAAAGCGGCGATCAAGTTCGCCCCAAGTCATGGTCTTGACGTTGTTGCCCTTTTTGCTGCCGTGGACGATTCACCCAACCTTGTCGATCTCGTCAAGGCCTCTGACTCTCAGGCAATAAATGTGCCGCATCAACTCATCGCCAATGAAAAAAATGCTAGCGTTACTGAGGGTTCGTCTAATGGCAATGGGCCAAATTTAGACAACCTTAGCATAAAGTGTCTGGATGTGAACTTGAAGGGAATCTATTACTCAACCTATCTCGCCTTGCACTACCTGCAGCAGCCCGAATTGGCACCCTCTTCTCAAACCTCGATCTCGGACAATCGCTCGACAAAGTCGCTGATTTTGCTCTCCTCATTGGGTGGCTACCTTGATGACAGCCACGACAGTATATATTCCGCCACCAAGTACGGCATTCGAGGTCTCTTCCGCAGCATTCGACTGCGATCATACAATGAACTAAATGTGCGCTGCAATTTGGTAGCACCATGGGTCATCAGGACCCCGTTGACTGTCCCTCTCCAAGACTTCATGGATAAGAGCGGAATGCCTGAAGGAAAGGGACTGACTTTTGCAACTGTGGATGCTGTTGTTGACGCTGTGGGTCGGTGTGCCGTGGATGAGAATGTTGTTGGTCGCTCAATTGCTGTTATGCCTGAAGGCAACTTTGAcctcggtgatgatgaagaaggacTCTGGGCAGGTGCAGCATTAAAGAAAATTGTGCAGGCGAGAAAGGATGCTGGAGATGTGATTGTTTGA